TGTCGCCGGGGCGGTAAGTCGCTCCGGTGTTCGTGTGGCATGCCGGCCCGTCCCACTCATTCCCAGACAAGCAAGGATGCGCCGCATGACGACGCCATTAGACGCGCGTTGCGAGCGTGCACGACAACTGAGTGCCGCCGGCCGGCTCGACGAGGCGATCGCCGAGTTGCGCCTAGTACTGAAACAATCCCCCGAATTTCTCCCCGCCCTCGAAGGGCTTGCCTACGTTTCGTTGCGTACCAGCGCGTTCGAGTCGGCGGCCGACGCCTTCGATCGCGTGATCGCTCTGGTGCCGCAGCCGGGCGCACAGGCGACCTTCGACGCCGCGATGGCCAGCCTTCAGGCCGGTCGTCAGATGCGTGCCGAGGCGTTGTTCGAAGCCACGGTGCAACAGTCGCCGGACGTCATCGGCACGATGCACACCATTGGCATGACGTGGGCGCAGGCGGGCGACAGCGCCCGTGCGCTGGTCTGGTTCGAGCGCACGGCGGCCAAGGCCCCGGCGCTGTGGCAGGCGCATTTCAACCGTGGGCGTGCCCTCGGCGCGCTGGGCCGCTACGACGAAGAGATCGACGCTTACCGTCTTGCCAACGCCATCGCGCCTCAGCAGCCGGATCCGCTGGTGAATCTGGGGGTGGCGTTGCGCGAGCGTCATGCGTTCACCGAGGCGCTGCAATGCTTTCGCGAGGCCGTGAAGCTCGCCCCCGAGCATGCCGGGGCGCGCACCAACCGCGCGCAGACCAATTTGCTGATGGGTGACTTCGAGCATGGCTGGCATGACTATGAATGGCGTTGGCAGGATGGCGGGCAACGGCGTCGCTTCAGTGACCGGCTCTGGGATGGCCGTGCGCCGCTCGCAGGCAAGACGGTGTTCGTCTATAGCGAACAGGGGTTCGGCGACACACTGCAGTTCGTACGCTTCGTGCCGCGCCTCGTCGAGATGGGCGCCAACGTCGTGTTGTCGGTGCAGGCGCCGCTCGTCACGCTGCTGGGCGGCTTCGCGCGTGGCGTGACGGTGCTTGGCGAACACATGCCGGTACCGTCGTTCGATTGGCAACTGCCGCTGCTCAGCCTGCCGCATTTGCTGAAGGCGGGCGGCAACGTCGCCACCCATTCGCCGTATCTGCGCGCCAGCGCCGGACGGGAGATGATCTGGCGCTCGATGCTCGGCGCCAAGCCGGAAGGCACGTTGCGCGTTGGATTCGTGTGGCGCCCTCGTCCCTTCCCGCCGCATCGCGACGTGGCGCTCGAGCACTGGGCGCCGGTCTTCGGCACGAACGCGCAGTTTTTCTCGTTGCAGGTCGATGCGACCGACGAAGAGCGCGCGGAACTCGCACGGTATCCGAACGTGCGCGACATCGGTGCGAAGCTCAGCGATTTTGCCGAGACGGCGGCCGTCATTGCGCAGATGGATCTCGTGATTTCGGCCGATACGGCCGTGTTGCACGTTGCCGGTGCGCTGGGCAAACCCGTCTGGGGGCTGGTCAACTTCACCCCTGATTGGCGCTGGCAGTTGGCGCGCCGGGACAGCGACTGGTATCCGTCGCTCACACTCTTGCGTCAGCCGCAGCGTGGCGATTGGGACACGGTGATGGCGCAGGTCGGTGCGGATCTCGCGGCGGCGATACGAGGCGAATCGACGACGGACGCGCCGGCGCCGGAGACGGCGCAGTAAGGCGGGGGGCAGCGCGCGAAAGCGAGAGCGCGAGAGAGCGAGGGCCACCCCCGGGTTGGCCCGGGCTCGACGTCGTTCGGTTCAGAAAGGCGCCGAGTCCGCGCGGATCCGGTGGCGGAAAGCGTCACCCGGCATCGGCCTGCGTGTCTTCATCGTCACGCAAGCGCGTGTAGATGTTCCAGCTTGCGATGAACAGCGCAGCGATCAGCGGCCCGATGACGAAGCCGGTCAGGCCGAAAAGCGACATGCCGCCGAGGGTGGAAATCAGCACGACCCAGTCGGGCAGCTTCGTATCCTTGCCAACCAGAATCGGGCGCAGCACGTTGTCCACCAGACTGACGATGGTGCCGCAGAACAAAAACAGCACCACGCCCTTCCAGACGGCCCCCGAGAGCAGCAGCCACACCCCCACGGGCACCCACACGACTGCCGCGCCGACGGCGGGCAGCAGCGAGAGGAACGCCATCACCACGGCGGCGAGCACGTAGCCCTGAATGCCGAGCACCGCGAAGATGAAGCCGCCGAGCGCGCCCTGTGCCACGGCCACGGCGATGTTGCCCTTGACCGTGGCTCGCACGACAGTGGTGAACTGGCGGATCAACAGGTTCTTGTGACGCTCGTCGAGCGGCAGGGCACGGCGCACCATCGCGCCGAGTGCCGTACCGTCGCGCAGCAGGAAGAACAGCAGATAGAGCATGACGCCGAAGCTCACGAGCAGTTGTGCCGTGTTCTGGCCGATGCTCACGAGATACACCGCGACGAAGCGGCCGATCTGTGCAGCGCCGTCGCCGAGCTTTTGCTGGATCGCGTTGACGTCCTGCACGCCGGCCAGGTCCATCACCCGGTGCACGCTTGCGGGCAGGCGGTCGAGCAATTGCTGGAAGGCGATTGTGAGTTGCGGCAGGTCGGTGCGAAAACGAATCAGCGCCGTGCTGACTTCCTGCGTCAGCATGCCGACGACAAGCGTGAGCGGCAAGATCACGATCAGCAGAATCAGCGCAAGCGTGGTGAGGGCCGCCAGGTTCGGACGGCCGCGCATGCGCATCAAGATACGGCGCTGCACCGGTTGAAACAGCACCGCCAGGATCGTTCCCCAGAAGATGGCGCCGAACAGCGGGAACAGAATCCACCCGAACACGATCGTCACGACGAACAGCATGAGGTGGAAGAACTTGCGCTGGTCGCTACGACTTGACATGAGGTTTCCTCGCAGATGGCGGCGGCGCTGACGGCTCGCCAAGGGTTCTTATATCAGAATCGGCCGTTGCGCCGATGTCACGGAGGATTTGTGCCACGAGCGGATGCCCTTCGCCGCGTCGCGATCGAATGGCGTGAATGTCTTCGTAGACGCCGTCCGGGCGGCCCAGCCAGCGCAGGCCGCGCAGCAGCGAGACGTCGCCCGCGCCGGCTTCGCTCAGCGGAAAGACACCCATGCCGCGCGTGGCGAACACCGCCATGAGGGCGCTATCTTCGAATTCGCCGACGATATTCGGGCGAATGCTCTGCGCTTCGAACCATTGATCGAGCCGGGCGCGCAAGGCCGAGTGACCCGTTGGCAACAACACGGGCAGGTCGGACAGGCATTGCGGAAACGCGTCGCGCGAGGCGTTGCGCACGAGTGACGCCGGGCCGTACCAGTCGACCGGCGACTCGACCAGACGCTCGCTGGCCAGCCGCAAGGTCGGGTTGTACGGCGCAGGCTGACTTGCCAGCACCAGATCGAGCTTATGTAGCGCAAGTTCGGCCAGCAACTGTTCATGTTCGCCTTCGTGGCATACGAGCCGAAGCGAAGGCGTGTCGAGAATGGGCGCGAGAATTGCGTGCGCGGCCAGCTTGGAGATACCGTCCGCCAGCCCGACGGCCAGCCGCGCGACCCGCCCGCTCGCGGCTTCGCGGACTTCGTCCGGGATCGACTGACCGAGGCGGAAGATCTCCTCGGCACGGCGGAAAGCGGCCTGTCCGGGTTCCGTCATGGTGACGCCGCGTCCGGCCGGCTTGAGCAACTGGTGGCCCAGCGACTTCTCAAGCTCGCGCACCTGGGCGCTGATCGTCTGCACGGCCATGTCGAGGCGCTGCGCAGCACGAGCGAATCCGCCTTCCTTGACGACGACCCAAAAATAGTAAAGATGACGGTAGTTCAACATATCGGCTGGACTTCGGAAAAACCGAACTGTTTTGAAGTATATAACTGGTTTTTACGAAGCACGAGTTCGGAGATGATGCTGTCCTGAACCCGCATCTCACGTTGGATGCGGAATAACGAAGGGGCATGGCCGTGGTTTGCAGGCCTCGAATGCCCCGATAACCAAACGGAATCTTTGACGCACATATGGACTATCTCCTTGCTTTGGCGGTTGACCCGGCAGTATGGGCGGCGCTTGTCACGCTGGTGGTCATGGAAGTCGTGCTTGGCATCGACAACCTGATCTTCATCTCCATCCTGACCAATAAGTTGCCGTTGTCGATGCGTGCGCGCGCGCAGCGCATGGGCATCGGGCTGGCGCTGGTCATGCGTCTGGCGCTGCTCGGCACCGTGGCGTGGATCGCCAAGCTGACGACGCCGCTCTTCGAGTTGTTCGGTCACGGCTTCTCGTGGCGCGACCTGATTCTGATCGCGGGTGGCCTCTTCCTCGTGTGGAAGGCGACGAAGGAGATGCATCACCATGTGGCGTCGGCCACCGACGACGCGGAGCACGGTGAGGGCGCGTCGACAGCAGGAACGATGGCGACGATCACTACGCGTGCCGCCATCGTGCAGATCCTGATGCTGGACCTCGTGTTCTCGATCGACAGCATCGTGACGGCCGTGGGCATGACCGAGCACATCCCGATCATGTTCGTTGCGGTGATTGCTGCGGTCACGGCGATGTTGTTCATGGCAGGGCCTCTCTCGCGATTCATCGCGGCGAACCCGACGGTCGTGATGCTGGCGCTGGGCTTCCTGCTCGTGATCGGCATGACGCTGATCGCGGAAGGCTTCGGCTCGCATATTCCGAAGGGGTACATCTACGCGGCGATGGCATTCTCGGCGTTCGTGGAGGGGATGAACATGATGACGCGTCGCGCGTCGGCACGCCGCAAAGCGGAGAAGGCTCGCGTGCTGCACTAAGCCATGTGGTGATGAAGAGGTAGGCAAGGCGGCGCCGGGGGACCCTCGGCGCCGTTTTTTTTACATCTGCGAGGTTCGGTTTTTACGAACA
This window of the Pandoraea fibrosis genome carries:
- a CDS encoding tetratricopeptide repeat protein — translated: MTTPLDARCERARQLSAAGRLDEAIAELRLVLKQSPEFLPALEGLAYVSLRTSAFESAADAFDRVIALVPQPGAQATFDAAMASLQAGRQMRAEALFEATVQQSPDVIGTMHTIGMTWAQAGDSARALVWFERTAAKAPALWQAHFNRGRALGALGRYDEEIDAYRLANAIAPQQPDPLVNLGVALRERHAFTEALQCFREAVKLAPEHAGARTNRAQTNLLMGDFEHGWHDYEWRWQDGGQRRRFSDRLWDGRAPLAGKTVFVYSEQGFGDTLQFVRFVPRLVEMGANVVLSVQAPLVTLLGGFARGVTVLGEHMPVPSFDWQLPLLSLPHLLKAGGNVATHSPYLRASAGREMIWRSMLGAKPEGTLRVGFVWRPRPFPPHRDVALEHWAPVFGTNAQFFSLQVDATDEERAELARYPNVRDIGAKLSDFAETAAVIAQMDLVISADTAVLHVAGALGKPVWGLVNFTPDWRWQLARRDSDWYPSLTLLRQPQRGDWDTVMAQVGADLAAAIRGESTTDAPAPETAQ
- a CDS encoding AI-2E family transporter; protein product: MSSRSDQRKFFHLMLFVVTIVFGWILFPLFGAIFWGTILAVLFQPVQRRILMRMRGRPNLAALTTLALILLIVILPLTLVVGMLTQEVSTALIRFRTDLPQLTIAFQQLLDRLPASVHRVMDLAGVQDVNAIQQKLGDGAAQIGRFVAVYLVSIGQNTAQLLVSFGVMLYLLFFLLRDGTALGAMVRRALPLDERHKNLLIRQFTTVVRATVKGNIAVAVAQGALGGFIFAVLGIQGYVLAAVVMAFLSLLPAVGAAVVWVPVGVWLLLSGAVWKGVVLFLFCGTIVSLVDNVLRPILVGKDTKLPDWVVLISTLGGMSLFGLTGFVIGPLIAALFIASWNIYTRLRDDEDTQADAG
- a CDS encoding LysR family transcriptional regulator, yielding MLNYRHLYYFWVVVKEGGFARAAQRLDMAVQTISAQVRELEKSLGHQLLKPAGRGVTMTEPGQAAFRRAEEIFRLGQSIPDEVREAASGRVARLAVGLADGISKLAAHAILAPILDTPSLRLVCHEGEHEQLLAELALHKLDLVLASQPAPYNPTLRLASERLVESPVDWYGPASLVRNASRDAFPQCLSDLPVLLPTGHSALRARLDQWFEAQSIRPNIVGEFEDSALMAVFATRGMGVFPLSEAGAGDVSLLRGLRWLGRPDGVYEDIHAIRSRRGEGHPLVAQILRDIGATADSDIRTLGEPSAPPPSARKPHVKS
- a CDS encoding TerC family protein, which gives rise to MDYLLALAVDPAVWAALVTLVVMEVVLGIDNLIFISILTNKLPLSMRARAQRMGIGLALVMRLALLGTVAWIAKLTTPLFELFGHGFSWRDLILIAGGLFLVWKATKEMHHHVASATDDAEHGEGASTAGTMATITTRAAIVQILMLDLVFSIDSIVTAVGMTEHIPIMFVAVIAAVTAMLFMAGPLSRFIAANPTVVMLALGFLLVIGMTLIAEGFGSHIPKGYIYAAMAFSAFVEGMNMMTRRASARRKAEKARVLH